Genomic segment of Acidobacteriota bacterium:
GTGGTCTCGAGCGGCTTGCGCGCGAAGTGGTAGAGCGAGTATGCCAGCGCGACGAACGTCACGACACCGATCCAATGCCCGACGGGCGAGCCGCTGGCCATCCAGGGAAGATGATTGCCCCAGGCGACGGCGCCTTCGGGGAGCCAGCCTTGCGTCTCCATCAGCTTCACCGCGATGCCCAGCAGTCCGACGATGCCGCCGGCAGCGATGAGTCCAGAAGCGTAGAGCGAGCCGGGCGAGACGTCCGTCTCTTCGGCCTTCTGTCCGGCACGTTCAGCGGCGGTTTCAGCCAGCCAGCGAACCAGGCCGCCAATAAAGATGGCGAGCGTGGTCGCCATCGGGATATAGAAGCCGACGGCAAAGGAGAGCGAGCGGATGCCGAGGAGTTCGATGGCGATCACCAGGAAGACGCCGAGCAGCACGAGCCCCCACGGCAGTTGCTGGTTCAAGATGCCGTTGATGACGGTGGCCATGAGGCGCGCTTGCGGCGCGGCGGCGCGCTCCGATCCGATGCCCTGGATCCACTGGATCTCGATCTGCTTGGTCGCGGGATTGTAGAGATATTTTCCGTCGGGCAGTTCGCGTGAGCCGATCGCGTTGATCACCTGGTACTGCGAACCGTTGACGGTCTGCAGGTGGGCGCCCTTGTCGTCCGTTACGCGGACCTGGGCGGGGAGTTCGACCTCTTGCACCGTGACGCCAGTAGTCAGGTTGTTGACGTCGATGGGACTGGTGGAGGTGAAGGGGCGGTAGGACTCGAGCCCTTTGTTCATGCCCATCAGGGTGATGCCGATAGCGAAGACGGAGACCATCACGCCGATGAGCAGCGCATACTGCTGTTTGCGCGGCGTGGCGCCGACGAGGAATCCGGTCTTCAAATCCTGCGAAGTGTTGCCGGCGTTGGCGGAAGCGATGCAGACGACGCCGCCGATGGAAATAGCGAGCGCGCCGAACGCAGGGCCCGTCCAGCCGAGCGCGAGGAAGACGGCGCAGGTGGCCATGAGCGTGGCGATGGCCATGCCGGAGATGGGATTCGACGAGGTGCCGATGAGTCCGGTAATGCGCGAGGAGACGGTGACGAAGAGGAATCCGAAGATGACGACGAAGATGGCGGCGGCAATGTTGGCGTACCAACTCGTGTGCGCGCCGGGTACGGGATAGAACGTGAGCATGGCCCACATCATTGCGAGGATCACGCCCGCGCCGATGAGCGCCCAGGACATCGGCAGATCGTCATCGGTGCGCTTGCGCGAGGCGACCCCGGCGGCGCCTTTTTTCAGATCGGAAAGCCCGGCGCTCAGTGCGGCGACGATGGTGGGAATGGTTTTCAGCAGCGTGATGAGGCCGGCGGCGGCCACGGCTCCGGCGCCCATGGGACGGATGTAGTAGCGCCAGAGTTCGTCCGGCGCCATGGCGGAGATGAGTTTCGGTCCGGGATAAAGCGGAGCGGTCAGATTGCCGCCGAAGAACTTGATGGCCGGCATGACGACGAGCCAGGCGAAGACGCCACCGGAAAAGATGACGCCGGCGATGCGCGGTCCGATGATGTATCCCACGCCCAGATATTCGGCGGTGGTGTTGGCGCGGATCGACGAGCCCGGCAGCCACTTCGGGTTATACGTTGGCGTGGATTGCCACGCCGAGAACATGTTCTCGTTCTGGAAGAGGGTGTAGAGCGAGCCGAGTCCCAGTCCCATGAAGACGCGGCTGGCAAACGAGCCGCCGCGGTCGCCGGCGATGAGCACGTCCGCACACGCGGTGCCTTCCGGATAAAGCAGGTTGCCGTGCTCCTTGACGATGAGCTGGCGGCGCAGCGGGATCATGAAGAGGACGCCGAGCCATCCGCCGAAAAGAGTGAGCAGGAAGATGCGCGCGTACTCGAGCGGGAAGCCGAGAAAGATGAGCGCGGGCAGCGTGAAGATAACGCCGCCGGCGATGGATTCACCGGCCGAGCCGGTGGTCTGCACGATGTTGTTCTCGAGGATGGTCGATTTGCCGAAGGCGCGCAGGATGCTGATGGAGAGCACCGCGATAGGGATGGAGGCCGCGACGGTGAGGCCGGCGCGCAGACCCACGTAGACGGTGACGGCGCCAAAGAGCAGTCCGAAGAAACCGCCGAGCAGGATGGCGCGCGGGGTAAACTCGGCGCGCATGTCCTCGGGCGGGACATAGGGTTTGAAAGTCTCGGCGGCGTTGGGGGTTACGTCAGTGGCCACGATTCCTCCTGCGGAGTCGGATGCACGGCGCGCAAACCGAGGAGGTTAGCATTCGCGCGGGTTGTGGCGCAATGTGAGTTGGGGATTTGGTAAACTCAAGCCTGGCGATGGAGTTCGCCATCTGCTTTTCAACCGCCGGCGGAGGAACGAATCCGGCCGAGCTGATAACTCCTACGATCTCACTCGCAGGAGGACTCCATCGTGGCCTACCTTTGGATCTCGATCGGCGCAGTGCTGGGCGCATGTGCCCGCTTTGCTGTCACTCATTACTCGTCCGTCAAGACCGCACACCATGGCTTTCCCTACGGCACGTTGTTCGTGAATGTGACCGGAAGCCTGCTCGCCGGATTCGTCCTCGCCTACGTCGCGGGACGCGCGCAGCTAGATAGCCGCTGGCAGCTATTCCTGGTCACGGGATTCTGCGGCGCGTACACCACGTTCTCCGCGTTTGCGTTCGAGACGGTGAGCTACGCGCAGGAAGGGCGCTGGGGATTGTTCGCGCTCAACTTCATCCTGAACAACGCACTCTGCCTGGCGGCGGTGCTGGCGGGAACGCGCGCGGCGGCGGCATCGGCCTAGCCGTTTGTGGAGGAGCGGGCATTCTCGGTTATACTGAGGCATCCTTGAGGAGGCTCGTCTTCAGGAGTAGTGAGCTAATCCGGGCCCAAGGGCAAGACCTGCCGGAGAGTAGCCGGACGTCTGGGACCCTGTTTGCGCTCGTCGAAGGCCTCTTCTCAACGCTTTTTCCTTCCGCCTGCCGCTTCTGCAACGCTCCACTCGAAAACATCTCGCGGCTGCCCGTGTGTGAGGATTGCCTCGCGCGTGCCATTCATGTCCCAACACGGGGAGAGTCGT
This window contains:
- a CDS encoding oligopeptide transporter, OPT family, coding for MRAEFTPRAILLGGFFGLLFGAVTVYVGLRAGLTVAASIPIAVLSISILRAFGKSTILENNIVQTTGSAGESIAGGVIFTLPALIFLGFPLEYARIFLLTLFGGWLGVLFMIPLRRQLIVKEHGNLLYPEGTACADVLIAGDRGGSFASRVFMGLGLGSLYTLFQNENMFSAWQSTPTYNPKWLPGSSIRANTTAEYLGVGYIIGPRIAGVIFSGGVFAWLVVMPAIKFFGGNLTAPLYPGPKLISAMAPDELWRYYIRPMGAGAVAAAGLITLLKTIPTIVAALSAGLSDLKKGAAGVASRKRTDDDLPMSWALIGAGVILAMMWAMLTFYPVPGAHTSWYANIAAAIFVVIFGFLFVTVSSRITGLIGTSSNPISGMAIATLMATCAVFLALGWTGPAFGALAISIGGVVCIASANAGNTSQDLKTGFLVGATPRKQQYALLIGVMVSVFAIGITLMGMNKGLESYRPFTSTSPIDVNNLTTGVTVQEVELPAQVRVTDDKGAHLQTVNGSQYQVINAIGSRELPDGKYLYNPATKQIEIQWIQGIGSERAAAPQARLMATVINGILNQQLPWGLVLLGVFLVIAIELLGIRSLSFAVGFYIPMATTLAIFIGGLVRWLAETAAERAGQKAEETDVSPGSLYASGLIAAGGIVGLLGIAVKLMETQGWLPEGAVAWGNHLPWMASGSPVGHWIGVVTFVALAYSLYHFARKPLETT
- the crcB gene encoding fluoride efflux transporter CrcB, with protein sequence MAYLWISIGAVLGACARFAVTHYSSVKTAHHGFPYGTLFVNVTGSLLAGFVLAYVAGRAQLDSRWQLFLVTGFCGAYTTFSAFAFETVSYAQEGRWGLFALNFILNNALCLAAVLAGTRAAAASA